From Arthrobacter sp. FW306-2-2C-D06B, a single genomic window includes:
- a CDS encoding peptidoglycan D,D-transpeptidase FtsI family protein produces MVQKTGKSKNKRTPVAKKRLRLGLGIMLTLLLVVGGKLFLVQGLDVGGLAEAAYNNRLTTTVLPAERGKIIDANGTVLASSVIRYNIVVDQTVNTNTSEFSRYNAQTQAIDKISRTQGIAELSSVLGMDVNQVTQAVTGGKKYNIVAKEVKPDVEDRISQLHIPGIVSEGISKRVYPNGSVAGGIIGFLKDGTTGQAGLEQTQDDLLRGKDGKRVFEIGADGLRIPVATDLLTPAVNGKDVKLTLNTDIQYFAQQAIQSQVNQLNAEWGSIVVEDIKTGNLIAMADTNAPDPNDPGKVAAADRGVRSVTAAYEPGSVEKMITASAAINEGKSSPLDTVTVPPAVTIDGQTFTDAFLHGTEQRTLAGILGYSMNTGTVMIGSRLSKQQRYDYLQRFGIGEAPDIGLPAEASGILAKPDQWDDRQQYTVLFGQGVSQSTLQTVRAYQSVANDGVMLQPRLIDGYVGADGVEAKAPAKDARQVVTKDTAQQVRDILESNVTMGEVKDAGIDGYRVGAKTGTSEAPREDGLPGFDGFTASIIGMAPMENPRFIVEVVVQRPKGNIYGITQGPIFRSVMGQVLRTYNVPPSTGTPARFPQYGK; encoded by the coding sequence GTGGTGCAGAAGACCGGCAAATCGAAGAACAAGAGAACGCCGGTGGCGAAGAAGCGCCTGCGCCTCGGCCTCGGAATCATGCTGACGCTGTTGCTGGTGGTCGGGGGCAAATTGTTCCTCGTCCAGGGGCTCGACGTCGGTGGCCTGGCCGAGGCTGCCTACAACAACCGGCTGACGACCACCGTCCTGCCGGCCGAACGCGGCAAGATCATTGACGCCAACGGCACCGTGCTGGCCAGCAGCGTGATCCGTTACAACATTGTGGTGGACCAAACGGTCAACACCAACACGTCCGAGTTTTCGCGCTACAACGCCCAGACCCAAGCCATCGATAAGATCTCCAGGACCCAGGGGATAGCGGAGCTTTCCAGCGTCCTGGGGATGGACGTCAACCAGGTGACTCAGGCCGTGACCGGCGGCAAGAAATACAACATCGTGGCCAAGGAAGTGAAGCCGGACGTCGAGGACCGGATATCCCAACTCCACATCCCGGGTATCGTCTCGGAGGGCATCAGCAAGCGCGTCTATCCCAACGGCAGCGTCGCCGGTGGCATCATCGGCTTCCTCAAGGACGGCACCACGGGCCAAGCCGGCCTTGAGCAGACCCAAGACGACCTCCTCCGCGGCAAGGACGGCAAGCGCGTCTTTGAGATCGGCGCGGACGGTCTCCGTATCCCCGTGGCAACCGATCTGCTGACCCCGGCAGTCAACGGCAAAGACGTCAAGCTGACGCTGAACACGGACATCCAGTACTTTGCGCAGCAGGCCATCCAGAGCCAGGTCAACCAGCTCAATGCCGAGTGGGGATCAATCGTCGTTGAGGACATCAAGACCGGGAACCTCATTGCGATGGCGGATACGAACGCCCCGGATCCCAACGACCCGGGCAAAGTGGCGGCTGCGGACCGCGGCGTTCGGTCAGTGACAGCCGCCTATGAGCCTGGTTCGGTGGAGAAGATGATCACCGCGTCCGCTGCGATCAATGAAGGAAAGTCCAGCCCCTTGGACACCGTTACCGTTCCTCCTGCCGTGACCATCGACGGTCAGACCTTCACCGATGCCTTCCTCCACGGAACCGAACAGCGGACCCTCGCCGGTATCCTCGGCTACTCGATGAACACCGGTACCGTGATGATCGGCAGCCGGTTGAGCAAGCAACAGCGCTACGACTATCTCCAGCGCTTCGGCATCGGGGAAGCGCCGGACATTGGTCTTCCCGCCGAAGCCTCAGGAATCCTTGCCAAGCCCGATCAATGGGACGACCGGCAGCAGTACACTGTCCTGTTCGGCCAAGGCGTTTCCCAGTCCACGCTGCAGACCGTCCGGGCATACCAAAGCGTGGCCAACGACGGCGTGATGCTGCAACCCAGGTTGATCGACGGCTACGTCGGCGCCGACGGGGTCGAGGCGAAAGCACCTGCCAAGGACGCCCGGCAAGTCGTTACCAAGGACACCGCGCAGCAAGTGCGGGACATCCTGGAGAGCAACGTGACGATGGGCGAAGTGAAAGATGCCGGCATCGACGGATACCGGGTGGGCGCCAAGACGGGAACGTCCGAGGCACCCCGCGAAGACGGCCTGCCCGGCTTCGATGGCTTCACGGCTTCCATCATTGGGATGGCGCCCATGGAAAATCCACGGTTCATCGTCGAGGTTGTTGTCCAGAGGCCCAAGGGCAACATCTACGGCATCACGCAAGGACCGATTTTCCGCTCGGTGATGGGCCAGGTCCTGCGCACCTACAACGTCCCGCCGTCCACCGGCACTCCGGCGCGGTTCCCCCAATACGGCAAATAA
- a CDS encoding UDP-N-acetylmuramoyl-L-alanyl-D-glutamate--2,6-diaminopimelate ligase, with protein MSEQNDAVSIPTGNPPATDKPGFRPAVVAPVALEAIASSLGIALTPDSAGTSVTGVSLNSRTVEPGDLYLALPGATRHGADFVTQAVAAGAVAVVTDEDGARQLALEDLAVPVLIVGDPRAAVGTLAALVYRSQPLDGVSPTLFGVTGTNGKTTTTYFINSLLRALGMNPGLIGTIEILAGGEAIPSLLTTPESTDVHALLALMRERGLEAASMEVSSHALSFHRVDSVTFDVAGFTNLTQDHLDLHGSMDEYFRTKAELFTRARARRAVVTVDDPWGRLLAEEAGIPVTTLSATAGSEADWTVESSKPRGLGTDFELRHRDGSVLRVHTGLPGDFNVANAALATIMVLDSGIDRSALQAALDSHDPFTVSVPGRMQLISDAPASVVDFAHNPDALARALKAVRSQAPGSRVIVVFGATGQRDQGKRPTMGAIAARLADVVIVSDDDPHDEDAAAIRAEVIAGARAARESEDLDCEIVEAYPRDVAIRQAVDLATEKDTILIAGRGHEVWQEVKGVNLALDDRVELRAALTARGFKVSTDERIES; from the coding sequence TTGTCAGAGCAGAATGATGCCGTATCGATCCCTACAGGGAACCCGCCGGCTACGGACAAACCCGGCTTCCGTCCAGCCGTCGTGGCGCCCGTTGCCCTGGAGGCCATCGCATCCTCCCTCGGAATCGCGCTGACCCCGGACTCAGCCGGTACGTCGGTCACTGGTGTGTCCCTCAACTCGCGCACCGTCGAGCCGGGTGACCTGTACTTGGCCCTTCCCGGTGCCACACGCCACGGGGCAGACTTTGTCACCCAGGCGGTGGCAGCCGGTGCTGTGGCCGTTGTGACCGATGAGGACGGCGCACGTCAACTGGCACTTGAGGACCTTGCAGTTCCGGTGCTGATCGTTGGCGATCCCCGTGCAGCCGTCGGCACCCTCGCTGCCCTCGTTTATCGAAGCCAGCCCCTCGATGGGGTTTCGCCCACGCTCTTCGGCGTAACTGGTACCAACGGCAAAACCACGACGACGTATTTCATCAACTCCTTGCTCCGTGCCCTGGGCATGAATCCGGGCCTGATCGGGACGATTGAAATTCTTGCGGGGGGCGAGGCCATCCCGAGCCTGCTGACCACGCCGGAGTCAACGGACGTCCATGCCTTGCTCGCCCTCATGCGTGAACGTGGGTTGGAGGCGGCTTCCATGGAGGTTTCTTCCCATGCTCTTTCGTTCCACAGGGTCGACTCGGTGACGTTCGACGTTGCCGGCTTCACCAATCTGACGCAGGACCACCTCGATCTCCACGGAAGCATGGACGAATACTTCCGTACCAAGGCGGAGCTGTTTACGAGAGCGCGCGCACGGCGGGCCGTAGTGACCGTGGACGATCCGTGGGGGCGCTTGCTGGCCGAAGAGGCGGGAATTCCCGTCACCACGCTGTCGGCCACCGCCGGGAGCGAAGCTGACTGGACGGTCGAGTCTTCCAAACCACGCGGACTTGGAACGGACTTCGAATTGCGCCACCGCGATGGATCGGTCCTGCGCGTCCATACAGGATTGCCGGGTGATTTCAACGTCGCCAATGCGGCCCTGGCCACCATCATGGTGCTCGACTCCGGCATCGACCGGTCGGCACTTCAGGCGGCGCTGGACAGCCACGATCCCTTCACCGTTTCGGTACCCGGCCGGATGCAGCTGATCTCGGATGCCCCGGCTTCCGTTGTCGATTTCGCACACAACCCGGACGCGCTGGCGCGGGCCCTGAAGGCCGTACGATCGCAAGCACCCGGATCCCGGGTGATCGTCGTTTTCGGCGCCACAGGACAGCGCGACCAGGGCAAGAGGCCGACCATGGGCGCCATCGCCGCCCGGCTCGCCGATGTCGTGATTGTCAGCGACGACGATCCCCATGACGAAGACGCCGCGGCGATCCGTGCGGAAGTCATCGCCGGCGCCCGGGCCGCCCGCGAGTCGGAGGACCTTGACTGCGAGATCGTGGAAGCGTACCCCCGGGACGTCGCCATCCGCCAAGCCGTGGATCTGGCCACCGAGAAGGACACCATCCTGATCGCCGGCCGAGGACACGAGGTCTGGCAGGAAGTGAAGGGCGTCAACCTTGCCCTCGACGACCGGGTGGAACTGCGGGCGGCCTTGACAGCCAGGGGATTCAAGGTTTCCACGGACGAGCGGATAGAGTCCTAG